One Frankia alni ACN14a DNA window includes the following coding sequences:
- a CDS encoding lysylphosphatidylglycerol synthase transmembrane domain-containing protein, with product MGQHTASGEPAAVSAHRSGRGARWWLVRGALAVALGLLVVALVSQWNDVRESFRLLTVGSVVASGIATVLAVGTTVLSWRALLAGLGAELPLRAAVRIFFVGQIGKYIPGSVWPVLAQMELSRDYGVSRPKAASASLVVLALAVPSGGLAAAVTLPFVSADALTSYWWALAAVPVFAVVLYPSVLSRLLALGFRLLRRAPLDEPLTLRPIAAGAGWLLVSFCWYGLATWLLVRDLDPEVGGGRLLLLSVGAYALAWTAGFLVLVVPAGAGVREAVLVLALAPAVAGGPATLVALVARLLATVADLVWAGIGVALRGRGVPGPGPGALPEEPAADPLPAEPAADPLPDPVTRR from the coding sequence GTGGGTCAGCACACCGCGTCGGGCGAGCCGGCGGCCGTCTCCGCTCACCGGTCCGGGCGCGGGGCGCGCTGGTGGCTCGTGCGCGGTGCGCTGGCGGTGGCCCTCGGCCTGCTGGTGGTGGCCCTGGTCAGCCAGTGGAACGACGTGCGGGAGTCGTTCCGCCTGCTCACCGTCGGCAGCGTCGTCGCCTCGGGTATCGCGACCGTCCTCGCCGTCGGGACGACGGTGCTGTCCTGGCGGGCGCTGCTGGCCGGGCTCGGCGCCGAACTGCCGCTGCGGGCGGCGGTACGCATCTTCTTCGTGGGCCAGATCGGGAAGTACATCCCCGGCAGCGTGTGGCCGGTCCTCGCCCAGATGGAGCTTTCCCGCGACTACGGCGTATCCCGGCCGAAGGCGGCCTCGGCGAGCCTGGTCGTGCTGGCCCTCGCCGTGCCCAGCGGGGGCCTCGCCGCCGCCGTGACCCTCCCGTTCGTCTCCGCTGACGCGCTCACGAGCTACTGGTGGGCGCTGGCCGCCGTGCCGGTGTTCGCCGTCGTGCTCTACCCGTCGGTGCTGTCCCGGCTGCTGGCGCTGGGATTCCGGCTGCTGCGCCGCGCGCCGCTCGACGAGCCGCTGACGCTGCGTCCCATCGCCGCCGGCGCCGGCTGGCTGCTGGTCAGCTTCTGCTGGTACGGCCTGGCGACCTGGCTGCTCGTGCGCGATCTCGACCCCGAGGTCGGTGGGGGGCGGCTGCTGCTGCTCTCGGTCGGCGCCTACGCCCTGGCCTGGACCGCCGGCTTCCTGGTGCTGGTCGTTCCGGCCGGCGCGGGCGTCCGTGAGGCGGTGCTCGTGCTCGCGCTCGCGCCCGCCGTCGCGGGCGGTCCCGCCACGCTCGTCGCCCTGGTGGCCCGGCTGCTGGCCACCGTCGCCGACCTGGTGTGGGCCGGCATCGGCGTGGCCCTGCGCGGACGGGGTGTGCCGGGGCCCGGGCCCGGGGCGCTGCCTGAGGAGCCGGCCGCCGATCCTCTGCCGGCGGAGCCGGCCGCCGATCCTCTGCCGGATCCGGTGACGCGCCGCTAG
- a CDS encoding MFS transporter has product MSRRPSTAWTLVVTSLAAFMVSLDNLVVTTALPQIREDLGAGLEGLEWTVNAYTLPFAVLLLTGAALGDRLGRRRVFLAGLAVFTLGSAGAALAPSIGVLITARAVQGVGAAFVLPLTLTLLAAAVPEERRGAALGIWGAMTGLAVAVGPLIGGAVTEGASWQWIFWVNVPIGLVALPVGLRALAESRVRSSRLDLTGAALVSAGLLGVTFGLVRGEGHGWTSTPVLGALVLGGLGVAAFVAWELRVARRGGAPMLPMGLFRVRGFAAVNATALLFSMGMFGSIFLLAQALQNVYGYSPLQAGVRTLPWTAMPLLVAPLAGPVSDRIGGRPLLVGGLALNAAGLSWIALVLSTHMSYSALVGPFVLSGVGMALFFVPIATVALGVVPASMQGIASGTNNALRELGGVLGIAVLSSVFAARGGYDTPAAFIDGTRPALWLGVIAVAMALLCALSLPRRGGLALGNATDLPASANTGLPASADDGSGDAGRRVPVTQAAAAGATTRVTTATTTRATT; this is encoded by the coding sequence GTGTCTCGACGCCCCAGCACCGCCTGGACCCTCGTCGTCACCTCGCTGGCCGCGTTCATGGTGTCCCTGGACAACCTGGTGGTCACCACCGCGCTGCCGCAGATCCGCGAGGATCTCGGCGCTGGCCTGGAAGGCCTGGAATGGACGGTGAACGCCTACACCCTGCCGTTCGCCGTCCTGCTGCTCACCGGGGCGGCGCTGGGCGACCGGCTCGGACGTCGGCGGGTGTTCCTCGCCGGTCTCGCCGTGTTCACCCTGGGCAGCGCGGGTGCCGCGCTCGCGCCGTCGATCGGCGTCCTCATCACCGCCCGCGCCGTGCAGGGTGTCGGCGCCGCCTTCGTGCTGCCGCTGACCCTCACCCTGCTCGCCGCAGCCGTGCCCGAGGAGCGCCGGGGGGCCGCCCTCGGCATCTGGGGGGCCATGACGGGACTGGCCGTGGCGGTCGGCCCGCTCATCGGCGGCGCGGTCACCGAGGGCGCCAGCTGGCAGTGGATCTTCTGGGTCAACGTGCCGATCGGCCTCGTCGCGCTGCCCGTCGGGCTGCGTGCGCTCGCCGAGTCGCGGGTCCGCTCGTCCCGGCTCGACCTCACGGGCGCCGCGTTGGTCAGCGCCGGGCTGTTGGGCGTCACGTTCGGCCTCGTCCGCGGGGAGGGGCACGGCTGGACCAGCACCCCGGTGCTCGGCGCCCTGGTGCTCGGCGGCCTCGGCGTCGCCGCGTTCGTCGCCTGGGAGCTGCGGGTCGCCCGCCGGGGCGGGGCGCCGATGCTGCCGATGGGGTTGTTCCGCGTTCGTGGCTTCGCGGCCGTGAACGCCACCGCGCTGCTGTTCTCGATGGGCATGTTCGGCTCGATCTTCCTGCTGGCCCAGGCGCTGCAGAACGTCTACGGCTACTCGCCGCTGCAAGCCGGCGTGCGGACCCTGCCGTGGACGGCGATGCCGCTGCTCGTCGCGCCGCTCGCCGGTCCGGTGTCGGACCGTATCGGCGGACGGCCGCTGCTGGTCGGCGGGCTGGCGCTCAACGCCGCCGGGCTCTCCTGGATCGCACTGGTCCTCAGCACGCACATGTCGTACTCGGCCCTGGTCGGGCCGTTCGTGCTCTCCGGCGTCGGCATGGCGCTGTTCTTCGTGCCGATCGCGACCGTCGCGCTCGGGGTCGTGCCGGCCTCGATGCAGGGCATCGCGTCGGGTACCAACAACGCGCTGCGCGAACTCGGCGGGGTGCTCGGGATCGCGGTGCTGTCGTCGGTCTTCGCCGCCCGCGGCGGCTACGACACGCCGGCGGCGTTCATCGACGGGACGCGGCCCGCGCTGTGGCTGGGCGTGATCGCCGTCGCCATGGCCCTGCTCTGCGCCCTGTCCCTCCCGCGCCGCGGCGGCCTCGCCCTCGGGAACGCCACCGACCTCCCCGCGTCGGCGAACACCGGCCTCCCCGCGTCGGCGGACGACGGATCAGGCGACGCGGGCCGGCGGGTTCCCGTCACCCAGGCCGCCGCGGCCGGAGCCACCACCCGAGTCACCACCGCCACCACTACCCGAGCCACCACCTGA
- a CDS encoding TetR/AcrR family transcriptional regulator — protein sequence MATRAEGGGRMSAEQRRASVLAAAVVEFAHGGLTGTSTESIALRAGISQPYLFRLYPTKKALFLAVIADTFHRTATHFEQAAGELTGEAALDAMKESYQELLADPAYLLNQLQAYSGCYDAEVQAATRTGFHRLWDTVLRITGLPVDDVRQFFAYGMLFNIIAAMDLAVLDEQWAQMICLAAPPGSAASVLRPDAPSLDRPAPGALGPHTT from the coding sequence ATGGCGACGCGGGCAGAGGGCGGCGGGCGGATGAGCGCCGAGCAGCGGCGGGCGAGCGTGCTCGCCGCGGCCGTCGTGGAGTTCGCCCACGGCGGGCTGACCGGCACGTCGACGGAGTCGATCGCGCTGCGGGCCGGCATCTCCCAGCCGTACCTGTTCCGGCTGTACCCGACGAAGAAGGCGCTGTTCCTCGCCGTCATCGCCGACACCTTCCACCGGACCGCCACACACTTCGAGCAGGCCGCCGGCGAGCTGACCGGCGAGGCCGCGCTGGACGCGATGAAGGAGTCCTACCAGGAGCTGCTGGCGGACCCCGCGTACCTGCTGAACCAGTTGCAGGCCTACTCCGGCTGCTATGACGCCGAGGTCCAGGCCGCGACCCGCACCGGATTCCACCGGCTGTGGGACACCGTGCTCCGCATCACCGGCCTGCCCGTCGACGACGTCCGGCAGTTCTTCGCCTACGGCATGCTGTTCAACATCATCGCGGCGATGGACCTCGCCGTCCTCGACGAACAGTGGGCGCAGATGATCTGCCTCGCGGCACCGCCGGGCTCGGCCGCCAGTGTCCTGAGGCCCGACGCACCCAGCCTCGACCGTCCGGCGCCCGGCGCCCTGGGGCCCCACACCACCTGA
- a CDS encoding DUF262 domain-containing protein, with amino-acid sequence MVALSTDGLAIQPSAATYELEDLVNETWQGRVRVPHFQRDFRWGSQDVVRLFDSIIKGYPIGSMLLWVRQSGAEAVTIGRTKVSAPAGENTLWVVDGQQRITSIANALHPEGNRHAPFAVYYDFKGQRFVDRPREIEEHHLPLPVLFDLIRLLDWFADPARGAREYFPEAQRIAKVLRTYKIPAYLVRQDDEKILTDILDRMNNYGKRLSRAEIFSALFAGPEEGAAERLSLARIAERVDAETGFGLIDANTVLHSILARRGPDPMRDIRNEFSPDNRRTADFSDESQEAAYAEGEAALVLAVRFLQDDAGAPHLSLLTYRALLVVLVRFFGHFPDTGDWNRQLLRRFYWRAAVSGPSVFKGSFTQMSRILCAVVKPGREEESVQGLTKSMESSVWSLPNARRFRTNEAVGKIILCSWWALGPRSPLTGERLGAGDLSELLIDQSTAAISVHRIYRRGVPKRQQFWAANRLFVPDAAESVDSFLESVTSPSVLVEERDRAEVLRSYCLSDDLIELFNSGRREEFLDVRQAAIDVGLNAFIDRMAQWEFEDTPSLDSLALDERDSLELEESDE; translated from the coding sequence ATGGTTGCCCTGTCGACTGATGGACTGGCAATCCAGCCGAGCGCGGCGACTTACGAGTTGGAAGATCTCGTCAACGAGACCTGGCAGGGGCGGGTCCGGGTTCCGCACTTCCAACGTGACTTTCGGTGGGGCAGCCAGGACGTTGTTCGCCTCTTTGACAGCATCATCAAGGGCTATCCGATCGGCAGCATGCTGCTGTGGGTGCGGCAGTCGGGTGCCGAGGCGGTCACCATCGGCAGGACTAAAGTCTCAGCCCCGGCGGGCGAGAATACGCTTTGGGTGGTTGACGGTCAGCAGCGCATCACCAGCATTGCGAACGCTCTACATCCGGAGGGTAATCGCCATGCGCCATTCGCAGTGTACTACGACTTCAAGGGGCAGCGGTTCGTCGATCGCCCCAGGGAGATCGAGGAGCATCATCTGCCACTGCCGGTTCTCTTTGACCTGATCAGACTGCTCGACTGGTTTGCCGACCCTGCCCGTGGCGCGCGTGAGTATTTTCCGGAAGCACAGCGCATAGCCAAGGTGCTTCGCACCTACAAGATCCCGGCCTATCTTGTCAGGCAAGATGACGAGAAGATCCTGACCGACATCCTCGACCGGATGAACAACTACGGGAAGCGGTTGAGTCGGGCCGAGATATTCTCGGCGCTGTTCGCCGGCCCCGAGGAGGGGGCGGCGGAGCGGCTGTCGCTCGCACGCATCGCTGAACGGGTCGACGCGGAGACCGGTTTCGGTCTGATCGACGCGAACACGGTGCTGCACTCGATTCTCGCCCGTCGGGGCCCGGATCCGATGCGCGATATCCGAAACGAATTCTCTCCGGACAACCGCCGGACCGCCGACTTCTCCGACGAGTCGCAGGAGGCGGCGTACGCAGAGGGGGAGGCGGCGCTGGTGCTGGCGGTGCGTTTCCTCCAGGACGATGCCGGTGCGCCACATCTTTCGCTGCTGACCTATCGCGCGCTACTCGTGGTACTCGTCCGTTTTTTCGGCCACTTCCCCGATACGGGGGATTGGAACCGCCAGCTCCTTCGTCGATTCTACTGGCGGGCGGCCGTCAGCGGGCCGAGTGTGTTCAAGGGCAGCTTCACGCAGATGAGTAGAATCCTTTGTGCCGTCGTGAAGCCCGGCCGGGAAGAGGAATCCGTTCAGGGGCTCACCAAGTCGATGGAATCCTCGGTGTGGTCTCTTCCGAACGCGCGGCGTTTCCGGACGAACGAGGCGGTAGGGAAGATCATACTCTGCTCTTGGTGGGCACTGGGGCCGAGGTCGCCATTGACGGGCGAGCGGCTGGGGGCCGGTGATCTCTCGGAGCTGCTGATCGATCAGTCGACGGCGGCCATCTCCGTGCACAGAATCTATCGGCGCGGTGTGCCCAAGCGGCAGCAGTTCTGGGCGGCGAATCGGCTTTTCGTCCCGGACGCGGCGGAATCGGTCGACAGCTTTCTTGAGTCGGTGACCTCGCCGTCCGTCCTCGTCGAGGAGCGGGACCGTGCGGAGGTCCTTCGGTCCTACTGTCTGAGCGATGACCTGATTGAACTGTTTAACTCTGGGCGGCGCGAAGAGTTTCTGGATGTCCGACAGGCCGCGATCGATGTCGGCCTCAATGCATTCATCGATCGAATGGCGCAATGGGAGTTCGAGGACACCCCTTCCCTCGACTCCCTCGCGTTGGACGAGCGGGACTCCCTCGAACTGGAAGAATCGGACGAGTAG
- a CDS encoding type II toxin-antitoxin system HipA family toxin translates to MELLAQVGHDLPGAVQVVPMESVAEALEWPAERLDRSSGFFSAATVSPWRFSLAGVALKFSMLATGDRLTVPAVGEHGDWLVKFPDQRFGDVPLNEFVMMSLAAEVGLDVPEVRLVHRDDLQGLPSRMWPNSEEWAYAVRRFDRHGEGDRTAIHIEDFAQVRDKYPDAKYEGTFETVAALAYRGRS, encoded by the coding sequence ATGGAACTGCTCGCCCAGGTCGGGCATGACCTCCCCGGGGCCGTCCAGGTTGTCCCGATGGAATCCGTCGCGGAGGCCCTCGAATGGCCTGCTGAGCGCTTGGACAGATCGAGCGGATTCTTTTCCGCGGCCACGGTGTCGCCGTGGCGGTTCTCGCTTGCCGGGGTCGCGCTGAAGTTCTCGATGCTGGCCACTGGTGATCGCCTCACAGTGCCGGCCGTGGGCGAGCACGGGGACTGGCTGGTGAAGTTCCCCGACCAGCGGTTTGGAGACGTGCCGCTGAACGAATTCGTGATGATGTCGCTCGCCGCCGAGGTCGGGCTCGACGTACCCGAGGTCCGGCTCGTCCACCGGGACGATCTTCAGGGCCTGCCGTCCCGGATGTGGCCGAACTCCGAGGAATGGGCGTACGCGGTTCGCCGTTTCGACCGACACGGCGAAGGGGATCGGACGGCGATTCACATTGAGGACTTCGCCCAGGTGCGGGACAAGTATCCGGACGCGAAGTACGAGGGCACGTTCGAAACGGTGGCGGCGCTGGCCTATCGCGGCCGGTCTTGA
- a CDS encoding 3-hydroxyacyl-CoA dehydrogenase NAD-binding domain-containing protein has translation MTIDEVTLDYPDEVVTAAHVRYVTLPGVAGPVALVTLDNGHDHTRPSTFGPAGLRRLLAAVDEIEAHDPPVAAIAVTGKPFIFSVGADLGFRSSITEADRLRPSLDALGRLGHDAFARLGSGRLGGRRVPTFALVNGAALGGGLELALHCDYRALSAGIPALAFPEVFLGLVPAWGGTQLLPNLIGAEAAVSVVVDNALSQNRTLRGPQAFELGIGDVLLAPADFLEEALAWVGRVLRGEIDPVAERHPVPRGAAWAEAVARGRALADARLHGAAPAAYRALDLIELAETADRASGFAAETQALADLSVSGELAAGLYAFDLVQKRAKRPVGGPDPALARPVTKVGVVGAGLMAAQLALVFAHRLEVPVVLTDIDAERLDAGVANVHREIDNLLLRHRISADQANRYKANVTGSLTKDAFADADLVIEAVFEDLAVKQAVFAELEAVVAPTAVLLTNTSALSVTEMAARLEHPERVAGLHFFNPVSVLPLVEVVRAVRTDDATIATTLAVARNLKKDAVLVADAPAFVVNRLLTRFLGEVLGAAERGAPIDQVDHALDPLGLPMSPLVLLSLVGPAVALHVAQNLHATFPDRFRAPTSLARLVEAGRGSVYTTGPDGTQIVDPEAAAALRADAQAQPPTPAEVREAALRALAEEIHLMLAEKVVAEAADIDLCMILGAGWPFHLGGITPYLDRTGISEAVTGERFAPPGVATPPR, from the coding sequence ATGACGATCGACGAGGTGACCCTGGACTACCCGGACGAGGTCGTCACGGCCGCGCACGTCCGGTACGTGACGCTGCCCGGGGTGGCCGGCCCGGTCGCCCTCGTCACCCTCGACAACGGCCACGACCACACCCGGCCGAGCACCTTCGGCCCGGCCGGGCTGCGCCGGCTGCTCGCCGCCGTCGACGAGATCGAGGCGCACGATCCCCCGGTCGCCGCGATCGCCGTGACCGGCAAGCCGTTCATCTTCAGCGTCGGGGCGGACCTGGGCTTCCGGTCGTCGATCACCGAGGCGGACCGGCTGCGCCCGTCACTGGACGCGCTCGGCCGGCTCGGGCACGACGCCTTCGCCCGGCTCGGCTCCGGTCGCCTCGGCGGGCGCAGGGTCCCGACCTTCGCGCTGGTCAACGGGGCGGCGCTGGGCGGCGGCCTGGAGCTGGCGCTGCACTGCGACTACCGGGCGCTGTCCGCCGGGATTCCCGCGCTCGCCTTCCCGGAGGTGTTCCTCGGCCTGGTGCCGGCCTGGGGCGGCACCCAGCTGCTGCCGAACCTGATCGGCGCCGAGGCGGCGGTGTCCGTCGTCGTCGACAACGCGCTCAGCCAGAACCGGACCCTGCGCGGGCCGCAGGCGTTCGAGCTGGGCATCGGGGACGTGCTGCTGGCGCCGGCCGACTTCCTGGAGGAGGCGCTGGCCTGGGTGGGCCGGGTGCTGCGCGGGGAGATCGACCCGGTCGCCGAGCGCCACCCGGTGCCGCGGGGCGCCGCCTGGGCCGAGGCCGTCGCCCGCGGCCGGGCGCTCGCCGACGCCCGGCTGCACGGCGCCGCGCCGGCCGCCTACCGGGCTCTCGATCTGATCGAGCTCGCCGAGACCGCCGATCGCGCCAGCGGTTTCGCCGCCGAGACCCAGGCGCTGGCCGACCTGTCGGTCAGCGGTGAGCTCGCCGCCGGGCTGTATGCGTTCGACCTGGTCCAGAAGCGGGCGAAGCGGCCGGTCGGCGGCCCGGATCCGGCGCTGGCCCGCCCGGTCACCAAGGTCGGGGTCGTCGGCGCCGGGCTGATGGCCGCCCAGCTCGCGCTCGTGTTCGCGCACCGGCTGGAGGTGCCGGTCGTGCTCACCGACATCGACGCCGAGCGCCTCGACGCCGGCGTCGCGAACGTCCACCGCGAGATCGACAACCTGCTGCTACGCCACCGGATCTCCGCCGACCAGGCCAACCGGTACAAGGCCAACGTCACCGGCTCGCTGACTAAGGACGCCTTCGCCGACGCCGACCTGGTCATCGAGGCGGTCTTCGAGGACCTGGCCGTCAAGCAGGCGGTGTTCGCCGAGCTGGAGGCCGTGGTGGCGCCCACGGCGGTGCTGCTGACGAACACCTCCGCGCTGTCGGTCACCGAGATGGCCGCGCGGCTGGAGCATCCCGAACGGGTCGCCGGCCTGCACTTCTTCAACCCGGTGTCCGTGCTGCCGCTCGTCGAGGTGGTCCGGGCCGTTCGCACGGACGACGCGACGATCGCGACGACGCTCGCGGTCGCCAGGAACCTGAAGAAGGACGCGGTGCTCGTCGCGGACGCGCCGGCGTTCGTCGTGAACCGGCTGCTCACCCGCTTCCTCGGCGAGGTGCTCGGCGCCGCCGAGCGGGGCGCCCCGATCGACCAGGTCGACCACGCCCTGGATCCCCTGGGGCTGCCGATGTCGCCGCTCGTCCTGCTGTCGCTGGTCGGCCCGGCGGTGGCCCTGCACGTCGCGCAGAACCTGCACGCCACCTTCCCGGACCGGTTCCGGGCGCCGACGAGCCTCGCCCGGCTGGTCGAGGCGGGCCGGGGCTCGGTCTACACCACCGGCCCGGACGGCACCCAGATCGTCGACCCCGAGGCCGCCGCGGCACTGCGCGCGGACGCCCAGGCGCAGCCGCCCACGCCCGCCGAGGTGCGCGAGGCCGCCCTGCGGGCACTCGCCGAGGAGATCCACCTCATGCTCGCCGAGAAGGTCGTCGCCGAGGCCGCCGACATCGACCTGTGCATGATCCTCGGCGCCGGCTGGCCGTTCCACCTCGGCGGGATCACCCCCTACCTGGACCGCACCGGCATCAGCGAGGCCGTCACCGGCGAACGCTTCGCCCCGCCCGGCGTCGCCACCCCGCCCCGCTGA
- a CDS encoding thiolase family protein: MFGSARGSVRDVVFVDGVRTPFGKAKGVYAETRADDLIVRVIRELLRRNPSLPPERIDEVAVAATTQIGDQGLTIGRIAGVLAGLPESVPGYAVDRMCAGAVTAVTTTASSIAVGAYDVAVAGGVEHMGRHPMGEGADLNPRFVAERLVDPSALIMGLTAENVHDRFPAITRQRADAYALASQEKVAKAYANGQIQPDLVPMAARHADSGWELVTADEPPRPTTTLDGLAGLRTPFRPHGRVTAGNSAGINDGATGCLLAAAEVAAELGLPARMTLVGYGFAGVAPEVMGVGPIPSTEKALARTGLTIDDIGLFELNEAFAVQVLAFLDHFGIADDDPRVNQYGGAIALGHPLASSGVRLMTQLARQFAEHPEVRYGMTAMCVGLGMGATTIWANPHHDAATAAAS, encoded by the coding sequence GTGTTCGGTTCAGCCCGCGGTTCGGTCCGTGACGTGGTCTTCGTCGACGGCGTCCGCACGCCGTTCGGCAAGGCCAAGGGCGTGTACGCCGAGACCCGGGCCGACGACCTGATCGTCCGCGTGATCCGGGAGCTGCTGCGGCGCAACCCGTCCCTGCCGCCCGAGCGCATCGACGAGGTGGCGGTCGCGGCCACCACCCAGATCGGCGACCAGGGCCTGACGATCGGCCGGATCGCCGGCGTGCTGGCGGGGCTGCCGGAGTCGGTGCCCGGCTACGCCGTCGACCGGATGTGCGCCGGGGCCGTGACCGCGGTGACCACCACGGCGTCGTCGATCGCCGTGGGCGCCTACGACGTCGCCGTCGCCGGCGGGGTGGAGCACATGGGCCGCCATCCGATGGGCGAGGGCGCCGACCTCAACCCGCGGTTCGTCGCCGAGCGGCTGGTCGACCCGTCCGCGCTGATCATGGGACTGACGGCGGAGAACGTCCACGACCGCTTCCCGGCGATCACCCGGCAGCGGGCGGACGCCTACGCCCTGGCCTCCCAGGAGAAGGTCGCCAAGGCGTACGCGAACGGCCAGATCCAGCCCGATCTGGTCCCGATGGCCGCCCGCCACGCCGACAGCGGCTGGGAGCTGGTCACCGCCGACGAGCCGCCGCGCCCGACGACGACCCTCGACGGGCTGGCGGGGCTGCGCACCCCGTTCCGGCCGCACGGCCGGGTCACGGCGGGCAACTCCGCCGGCATCAACGACGGCGCCACCGGGTGCCTGCTCGCGGCCGCCGAGGTGGCCGCGGAGCTGGGGCTGCCGGCGCGGATGACGCTGGTCGGCTACGGCTTCGCCGGGGTCGCGCCGGAGGTCATGGGCGTCGGCCCCATCCCGTCGACGGAGAAGGCGCTCGCCCGCACCGGCCTTACGATCGACGACATCGGGCTGTTCGAGCTGAACGAGGCGTTCGCCGTGCAGGTCCTGGCCTTCCTCGACCACTTCGGCATCGCCGACGACGACCCCCGGGTCAACCAGTACGGCGGGGCGATCGCGCTGGGCCATCCGCTGGCCTCCAGCGGGGTGCGGCTGATGACCCAGCTCGCCCGGCAGTTCGCCGAGCATCCCGAGGTGCGCTACGGCATGACGGCGATGTGCGTGGGTCTGGGCATGGGGGCCACCACGATCTGGGCGAACCCCCACCACGACGCCGCCACCGCGGCGGCGAGCTGA